A segment of the Babesia microti strain RI chromosome II, complete genome genome:
tatacaaattgaagGCTGCAAAACATCGTGTGTTGATTTTTAGTCAAATGACAAGATTGTTAGATCTGTTGGAGATCTTCATGACAATGCAtagttacaaatatttgcgCCTCGATGGTAGTACAAACAGCGCCGATCGTCAATCAAGACTAAACATGTTTAACGAAGTCAATAGCCCTTACTTTGCCTTTATTTTATCCACTAAGGCTGGAGGACTTGgattaaatttgcaatcAGCAGATACGGTGATAATTTATGACTCTGATTGGAATCCACAGAATGATGAGCAAGCACAATCTAGGTATTAcaatcaaataatacagGGTTCACCGCATTGGGCAGAAGAGAAAGGTTCTGATACTGAGATTTATTACACCAAATACAGTTGAGGAGGCGATACTAAAGTCCACAAGTACTAAATTGGAACAGGATGCATTGGCTATCAAGAGTGGCACTTACCATGGGGAATATGTACAGGATCACCAAAATAGTGACAAGTTAGTgttgtttattttattgaatttaaagATTGctaatcaatttttaattaatcaaattatatatctaATACAGAGTGAGAGAAATACTCCGTCGGCAGGAATGTCAACAGCTGTTCTGTTACAAATTTGATTCCCattattttaatgttttAATGTCTCGTTCTAAAGAAgatttgatgatttttgATTACATAGATGCAAAATTTAAGGTATGATACACGAAAAAGTTTaccaaattatattttgcaaacttatttcaataataaaatagtgcttatttaaaaatgtatagaatatatattaaagtTTTCTTATTCATTCGttcataattttgttaatcgattaaatttaacacaTTGTGATGTAGGCCATGGATTATTCATCCCCATTCCCCGTTGAAATTTTCCCGCCTTCGTTATATACATGGATAAAAACCGCTTACAAATACCCTCAAGTAATGGAGGATCAATTGTCGCTTGAGCAGATGCAGGAGGAGTGGGAGAGGGAATACTCGAGGCAACAGATTACAGCCGTGAAATTGGATCCAGATGTTGTAAAATCTTACAATGAAGAGGCAGTTAATagtataacaaatataccTTTGGATTATCCAGTGTCCAAGAAAGTTGAATATGACAACTCAACTCCTTGGGTAGGTGCTTGTGTATTTGCATTACATTTATGTTTGGACAGTAACTCAGTTGACAATTATGGACCATGATACGAGATTGATCGCATTAAACAAGGGTATACAACGTGCTGTTGAAGAGGCAATTGCCATGAAGCAATTTGTCGAATTCATCAACTTACCCAATGAGGACTTATACCTCGATTATTATAAAGTAAGCAATTGGTCTGACTTAGTACATTAAACGACCTATTTGcttaaaaaatatgttggATGACGCTATTGAACATAAGTTTACAAATATAGCTCAGTTGGAGAAGTGTTTGTCGCTGTTAAGTAGCAATGCAAAAGAGTATAATGGATCGGAATCGCAGATGTTTTATATGGTATGGCTTATACTAGTATATtctatttttaatttgaaaattttaaacagTTTACAGAAAAaatcaaacaaaatttgtctTACTTAGTCCCTGGAATGTTCTGGAATGGTATTGTACAAGTCTAGAAAATACGCTTGccaatttttatccaaaGATGACTCAATGTTTTTAAGTGACAGTGAGAAGATTGTGGATAAGAATAAGTGACGCATATAACTTTCTAGAAACTTAATGtgtttttaaaaattgctaTGATAGTCTATATGTAATTGGTCTGAATCTAGTCTACAATTAGTGATTAAGGGCTGTTATCaatgattattttacaatggTCGGAAGTTAATACCAATTTAATTCCCTTGCATGGGATGACAATTGTACCTTTGTGTACTATTAAGCCCTCGTTATTGTCAGAAGCAATAGAATCTCTGtctattgaattatttgtattgttTTTGGTAGTTTGTGTGGATTTGTCTATGTGATAACAAATTTGGCTGTGTAATCTATCATCTGATTTTATACGTCCATAGATTTTATTGTTATCATCAGTTGCCTGTGGCACAAGTGATGGTCCAGACGTTACTGTGGTGTATAACAGATTGTGTTTGGTGCTATTCACTGTAGTGATATCGTCCACATCATCTGCTTCTTTGTAAATACATTCAGATAGTATATCTACGATTTTTGAGGTGTTATTTTCCGTGTATTTTTGCTTTATTTCGTCCAGCCTATTGGTCAGCTCCTCAAAGTTTAGGTCCGTCGAGGCTGAGGAACAGGTAGAGAAAGATAAGTAATTTTGCTTGTTGAAATATCCCAGGTCATCGCTGAATTGTTTTTCAGTTTGGAGCCTTTTCATCTCACAGGGCGTTACTGTCTCACTCTGTACACACAAATTATCGCAGCTTCTACTCTGTATTATGCTGCTATTGTCATTTTTTCTtatatccaaattcatAGAATGATTTCCACCATTTAGAAACGCCATCTTAATAACTCAAATGAGTATTGATTAGTATGATTACTGCATCTAATATGTATGTAGATCCACCAACATTGAAAATGTGTTAATCACCCAACTTTTCACCTGTAACGGCGTGCCCTAATGAtaaaactaatttatcGTAGATGTATAATACAGGAATAATTAGACATACACGAATTGCGGGGATGAATACCCCGCAAAACTAgatctaaaaattaatttacaaagtTGCTACGTCTCCAACAACCTCCTCACTCGCTCAACGGCGCAATCCAATACTGATCTAAAGGGCTTTTGGTAGTCGATAGGTAATTTATTCAGTCTTTCAACAGCTCTATTGTACATTGCATCTATGTGATAATCACTGATTTTTATTTCTGGAGATTTTGCTACATTATCTGGTGTTGAACTAGTGTCAATTTTTTCACTAGTGATAGTTGTATCATTTTGGGTATGTGTGATAGGTATTAGTACATTTCTGGCAAAATGCTTGTCTCTTTCCTTCTCTCTTTCCGCAATGAGATCTGGCGGCGCCAAAAACCTTGTCTCTATAGTTATTAGTTTATGTATAGGCAATTTGCCACAGATTACCCTCCGCCTCAAATCAGAGTTTATATCTCTCTTCAAATTAGTGTATATCTCGTACAACCTTTGCTTAAATTCTCGCGAATTTACTCCATATACATCCATTAGGGATTGGATTATCTTTTCCGCCAAGTACATTACATTAACGCTCAGTTTCACATTCTTAGATTGCATTTCGGCAACTCCTTTTGAGAGA
Coding sequences within it:
- a CDS encoding hypothetical protein (overlaps_old_locusTagID:BBM_II02030), which codes for MAFLNGGNHSMNLDIRKNDNSSIIQSRSCDNLCVQSETVTPCEMKRLQTEKQFSDDLGYFNKQNYLSFSTCSSASTDLNFEELTNRLDEIKQKYTENNTSKIVDILSECIYKEADDVDDITTVNSTKHNLLYTTVTSGPSLVPQATDDNNKIYGRIKSDDRLHSQICYHIDKSTQTTKNNTNNSIDRDSIASDNNEGLIVHKGTIVIPCKGIKLVLTSDHCKIIIDNSP